Genomic DNA from bacterium:
AAATTGGAAACCGAAGTCTTACGATCTTTGAGGCTCTTCTGAACTGATGATGAAGCTCCGCGTCATGACCCTGGCCTTCGATCTCGAGCTCGGTCGCTTCGACGACGAGCCGCTGCAGCGCTTTCTCGCCGACAAGGATCTGCTCGGCCTGCGCGATCATTTCTTCGACCACCTCGGCCAGCCGCATCTGGCGCTCGTTCTGGTTTACCGCCCGGTCATCGCCGCGGCCAAGCCAGAGGAGAATGCGGGCAAGAAAGTCCAGCGCGAAGCCTGGCGTGATCTCCTCGAGAAATCGGATTGGCCGCTGTTCAACACCCT
This window encodes:
- a CDS encoding HRDC domain protein: MMKLRVMTLAFDLELGRFDDEPLQRFLADKDLLGLRDHFFDHLGQPHLALVLVYRPVIAAAKPEENAGKKVQREAWRDLLEKSDWPLFNTLREWRAQKAKDQGIPPYIICTNRELAQVVRTRPRTVSKLGEIEGFGSAKLKKYGKDIVSYLMGTAESPSPPTEKEPDADDRND